One window of Aspergillus oryzae RIB40 DNA, chromosome 3 genomic DNA carries:
- a CDS encoding aegerolysin family protein (predicted protein), protein MPADAYGQYVDIKIEDGMKYDLRIENAHLDSGQFYRQGDQGDIMTADDIDDMIIRHNGGIREVCSCGETDSMSGTQGTIDLIDDVKDTRICTLAWSAPMQSGRKNRFSMLNHDPRYKVDIGKWQESGTMGTVNVAIKDE, encoded by the exons ATGCCTGCGGACGCCTACGGCCAGTacgtcgatatcaagatcGAAGATGGCATGAAGTATGATCTGCGCATCGAAAACGCCCACCTTGACAG CGGGCAATTCTATCGGCAGGGAGACCAAGGAGATATCATGACAGCCGACGACATTGACGATATGATCATCCGGCACAACGGCGGGATCAGAGAAGTCTGTTCCTGTGGTGAAACCGACTCTATGTCGGGAACTCAAGGCACAATCGACCTCATCGATGATGTGAAGGACACCCGGATCTGCACACTGGCATGGAGCGCCCCGATGCAGTcgggaagaaagaatagATTCTCGATGCTCAATCATGACCCGAGATATAAAGTCGATATCGGAAAATGGCAAGAGTCCGGTACCATGGGCACGGTCAATGTTGCCATAAAAGATGAGTGA
- a CDS encoding uncharacterized protein (permease of the major facilitator superfamily), translating into MDSRGKEAVGNVQRAVVEDTKVVLKATDERILWDEKQSRAVVRKFDLRLLSLFTVINLFSFIDRVNIGNARLLGLEKDLGLSGLRFNIALMCLFVSYCVVELPSNILCKIVGGHIYIPTLVVCFGIITMLTSLVEQKGGLYACRFLLGVFEGGISPGLVVMLALFYRRHELGVRTSIYISASSASGAFGGLLAIGLSRIPDWGLIHTWRNIFFFEGLVSVILAVVAFISIPSGPETARFLTESQKQVAVDRMRIDSAGTTEHSRTTFRHVVQGLTTPPIVFCALGFFFGNTCAQSFSLFSPSIISAMGYTKELAQLLSVGPYAAACVISIVVGYVSDRYHSRGWVIFATVPFGIAGMGMLEFLPTSMPGAKYGALYLAAPGIYAFLPLWLAWAVNNAATPTVKAASAGLVFTVGSLGGILAPCVYLPGDAPNYHAGHAIMFAFLFGSWVICIGMIIYIKWENRAREMGKRDNVLEGLGLEEQLELSSRHPAFRYAV; encoded by the exons ATGGATTCGAGAGGTAAAGAGGCGGTCGGGAATGTGCAGCGGGCGGTTGTGGAGGACACCAAAGTTGTTTTGAAAGCTACAGACGAGCGGATTCTGTGGGACGAAAAGCAATCCCGGGCTGTCGTACGCAAGTTTGACTTACGGTTGCTAAGTCTTTTCACCGTCATTAACCTGTTCAGCTTCATCGATCGAGTTAATATTGGTAATGCGCGTTTACTGGGGCTAGAGAAGGATCTGGGATTGTCCGGGCTGCGCTTCAACATTGCGCTGATGTGCCTTTTCGTGTCGTATTGTGTTGTGGAGTTACCTTCAAACATTCTGTGTAAAATCGTCGGGGGACATATCTATATCCCTACGCTTGTGGTTTGCTTCGGCATCATTACGATGCTCACTTCGCTGGTGGAGCAGAAAGGCGGCCTGTACGCCTGTCGCTTCCTCCTGGGAGTCTTTGAGGGCGGTATATCCCCAGGATTGGTCGTTATGTTGGCCTTATT CTACCGCCGGCATGAATTGGGTGTCCGAACAAGCATCTATATCTCTGCATCTTCAGCAAGTGGTGCTTTCGGTGGTCTTTTAGCGATTGGACTGTCCAGGATCCCTGACTGGGGTCTCATTCATACATGGAGaaacattttctttttcgag GGCCTAGTGTCCGTAATTCTTGCGGTCGTCGCGTTTATTTCCATTCCGAGTGGCCCAGAAACCGCGCGATTCTTAACAGAATCTCAAAAGCAAGTGGCAGTGGATAGAATGCGGATTGACTCTGCTGGAACGACTGAACATTCGCGGACTACGTTTCGCCATGTTGTCCAGGGTCTGACAACACCGCCTATAGTTTTCTGCGCCTTAGGGTTCTTCTTTGGAAA CACCTGCGCTCAATCCTTCTCACTGTTTTCGCCTTCTATCATTAGCGCCATGGGTTATACCAAGGAGCTGGCTCAGCTATTATCAGTTGGACCTTAC GCTGCCGCTTGTGTGATATCCATTGTGGTCGGCTACGTCTCCGACCGTTATCATAGCCGTGGCTGGGTGATCTTCGCCACCGTTCCGTTCGGGATCGCTGGCATGGGCATGCTCGAATTCCTCCCAACTTCCATGCCGGGTGCGAAGTACGGAGCCTTGTACCTTGCTGCACCGGGCATCTATGCCTTTCTGCCTCTCTGGCTCGCGTGGGCTGTGAATAATGCCGCAACGCCGACCGTGAAAGCGGCCTCGGCGGGTTTAGTCTTCACCGTCGGGTCGCTCGGCGGAATTCTCGCACCCTGTGTCTATTTGCCTGGAGATGCGCCGAACTACCACGCGGGTCATGCAATCATGTTTGCCTTTCTATTTGGGAGCTGGGTGATATGTATTGGcatgataatatatatcaaatgGGAGAACCGGGCCAGAGAAATGGGAAAGCGGGATAATGTGCTGGAAGGATTGGGGCTTGAGGAGCAATTGGAGCTGAGTAGTCGACATCCAGCATTTCGTTATGCTGTCTAG
- a CDS encoding uncharacterized protein (purple acid phosphatase), whose product MLNLQSFGIVLPLLAGTALAAVSYPPIPEDLTTPYQQRLAIYGPNAISVGWNTYEKLNQSCVQYGTSKDKLDAQACSSTSSTYATSRTYSNAVVLTGLTPATTYYYKIVSTNSTVDQFLSPRSPGDTTPFNLDVVIDLGVFGQDGYTITSNNAKKSSIPSIDPALNHTTIGRLAETVDDYEFIIHPGDFAYADDWYLKPKNLLDGKDAYQAILEQFYDQLAPISGRKPYLVSPGNHEAACGEIPYTTGLCPLGQRNFTAYMHRYDETMPSAFTSSSTNTTAQRLATKAQSLAQPPFWYSFEYGMAHIVMINTETDFPSAPDGQDGSAKLDSGPFGQDGQQLAFLEADLASVDRTVTPWVIVAGHRPWYSTGSSSNICEPCQEAFEALFYKYGVDLGVFGHVHNSQRFLPVYNNTADPNGMNDPAAPMYIVAGGAGNIEGLSSVGSKPSYTEFVYADDYSYSTLRILDAHNLQVDFIHSSTGEVLDSSKLYKSHKEQFVVQ is encoded by the exons ATGTTGAACCTGCAGTCATTTGGCATAGTGCTGCCACTGCTGGCAGGCACTGCACTGGCAGCTGTTAGTTATCCACCAATTCCCGAGGATCTGACAACCCCTTATCAACAACGCCTCGCGATCTATGGTCCAAATG CCATCTCGGTGGGTTGGAATACCTATGAGAAGCTGAACCAAAGCTGTGTCCAGTATGGTACTTCAAAGGATAAGCTAGACGCGCAGGCCTGCTCTTCGACTTCGTCAACTTATGCAACCTCTCGGACATACTCCAATGCTGTTGTCCTCACGGGCTTGACCCCAGCAACAACCTACTACTATAAGATTGTTTCCACAAACTCTACTGTAGATCAATTCCTCAGTCCTCGCAGCCCCGGCGATACTACACCCTTCAACCTCGATGTAGTCATCGACCTTGGGGTCTTTGGCCAAGATGGCTACACCATCACCTCCAACAACGCTAAGAAGAGCAGTATTCCATCTATCGATCCGGCGCTGAACCATACTACCATTGGCCGCTTGGCTGAAACCGTCGATGACTATGAATTTATCATTCATCCTGGTGATTTTGCCTACGCTGATGATTGGTACCTAAAGCCAAAGAATCTGTTGGACGGCAAAGATGCCTACCAGGCAATCCTGGAGCAGTTCTACGACCAGCTGGCCCCTATTAGTGGGCGCAAGCCTTATCTGGTTTCCCCAGGGAACCACGAAGCGGCCTGTGGAGAGATCCCCTATACAACTGGTCTCTGTCCCCTAGGACAGCGTAATTTCACTGCGTACATGCATCGGTATGACGAGACCATGCCCAGTGCCTTTACGTCCTCGTCCACAAACACCACCGCCCAAAGACTGGCTACAAAAGCCCAGAGTCTCGCCCAGCCACCATTCTGGTACTCATTCGAGTACGGAATGGCGCATATTGTCATGATCAATACCGAGACTGACTTCCCCTCAGCACCAGATGGACAGGATGGGTCTGCCAAGTTAGATAGCGGGCCATTTGGTCAGGACGGTCAACAGCTGGCATTTCTCGAGGCCGACCTCGCCAGTGTCGACCGGACCGTGACACCTTGGGTTATTGTTGCCGGACACAGGCCGTGGTACTCCACTGGTTCCAGTTCCAACATCTGCGAGCCCTGTCAAGAAGCCTTCGAGGCGCTATTCTATAAGTACGGTGTTGACCTCGGAGTCTTTGGCCACGTGCACAACTCTCAACGCTTCTTGCCCGTCTACAATAACACTGCGGATCCCAATGGTATGAATGATCCGGCAGCTCCTATGTACATTGtcgctggtggtgctggtaACATCGAGGGCCTCAGCTCGGTTGGGTCGAAGCCGTCGTACACTGAGTTTGTTTACGCCGATGACTATAGTTACAGTACTCTCCGGATCCTTGATGCACACAATCTCCAGGTGGACTTTATCCATTCGTCCACCGGAGAGGTTCTCGACTCGAGCAAGCTGTATAAGAGTCACAAGGAGCAGTTTGTTGTGCAGTGA
- a CDS encoding thioesterase family protein (predicted protein): protein MAIINIDIVPHGGYTTAILYRLTTTHFARSDASPYRSKPVLPISFQLSFVRATQVGPATLSVQEVKLGARTSTIQVTLSQDAASTGPQTKVVGYITVSPVETDQKGPVVNGNSILHPNPPSGSKPDGGIDFAALAETGRDGEWTRFPTIPAMAVSQHTELYGALPASTVQERIKTTVDQWARFRPGGQVPARWTNEALMCLLDLFPMALDRLGAMATSAWTSTNDPEDRQDRSPGPFWFPTVSFNVDLKKSIPNEGAAWLHSRVVTQTLRAGRADLSVEIFDENGELIAISSQVCMVVGFDRNLKNGKRARPAQGKL, encoded by the coding sequence ATGGCCATCATTAACATCGATATAGTCCCTCATGGAGGTTATACGACAGCCATCCTGTACCGCCTGACCACCACGCATTTCGCTCGATCCGATGCATCGCCCTACCGATCCAAACCCGTCCTACCGATCTCCTTTCAATTGAGCTTTGTACGGGCGACACAAGTCGGACCAGCCACGTTGAGCGTTCAAGAGGTCAAATTAGGTGCGCGAACGAGCACCATCCAAGTAACGCTGTCGCAGGATGCGGCGTCTACAGGACCGCAAACCAAAGTGGTGGGATACATAACGGTTAGTCCCGTGGAGACAGATCAAAAGGGCCCCGTGGTGAACGGAAATTCGATCCTTCATCCAAACCCCCCCTCAGGTTCAAAACCGGACGGTGGGATCGACTTCGCGGCCCTGGCGGAAACAGGTAGAGATGGCGAATGGACACGATTCCCCACGATTCCCGCCATGGCAGTTTCTCAACATACGGAGCTCTATGGCGCCCTGCCAGCCTCCACTGTGCAGGAGCGCATCAAGACCACAGTGGATCAGTGGGCGAGATTTCGCCCCGGTGGCCAGGTTCCTGCCCGATGGACGAATGAGGCGTTGATGTGCTTACTCGATCTATTTCCGATGGCGTTGGATAGACTTGGTGCGATGGCAACTTCCGCCTGGACTAGTACAaacgacccagaagacaGACAGGATCGGTCACCGGGTCCCTTCTGGTTCCCCACGGTTTCTTTCAACGTGGACTTGAAGAAATCGATACCAAATGAGGGAGCTGCCTGGTTACATAGCCGTGTGGTCACTCAGACTTTGCGCGCTGGACGGGCTGATCTTAGTGTGGAGATctttgatgagaatggagagTTAATTGCCATCAGCTCTCAGGTTTGCATGGTAGTCGGATTCGATCGGAATTTGAAGAATGGGAAACGCGCCCGGCCAGCACAAGGGAAATTGTAA
- a CDS encoding putative sensor histidine kinase/response regulator (predicted protein): MAAPSPRNLSAQQLADISPIGTAVLNSRDEILFLNRRFRELMTCQSRRAFDGWSQSIARGDYDRVAAVYDNALKANKALRIEYRTCDEPCQWRLLMLTPFGEEELRGLPLGPGGGSYCTITDITEEKRAEISQKKIAEEAQRRKEQQERFIDMISHEVRNPLSAILHCTEDILEAVQQKDRRNIRVEDIAQAAETISLCVAHQKKIVDDVLTFSKLDAEMFTLLPQRVQPRQHLAMSLMMFRPELRKHNIDFEYKLDHSYADCGVDWVVADLDRMSQVLVNLVCNAIKFTAKAGDEKKISVFMGASKVRPTSYPPNVVFFSSDESALRLNATNRIWPKKM; the protein is encoded by the coding sequence ATGGCGGCTCCGTCCCCCCGCAATCTGTCAGCCCAGCAGCTGGCAGATATCTCGCCGATTGGTACCGCAGTACTTAATTCGCGAGATGAGATCCTATTCTTGAACCGCCGTTTCAGGGAGCTGATGACCTGCCAATCGCGCAGGGCGTTCGACGGTTGGTCCCAATCCATTGCCCGGGGCGACTATGACCGGGTGGCAGCGGTATACGACAACGCGCTGAAGGCCAACAAAGCGCTGCGTATCGAATATCGTACGTGCGACGAGCCATGTCAATGGCGCCTCCTCATGCTAACGCCGTTTGGCGAGGAAGAACTGCGCGGACTGCCCCTCGGCCCCGGCGGGGGTTCCTACTGCACGATCACGGATATCACCGAAGAGAAGCGAGCGGAGATCtcacagaagaagatcgcCGAAGAGGCACAACGGCGGaaggaacaacaagaacGCTTCATCGATATGATCAGCCACGAAGTCCGGAATCCGCTTTCCGCCATTCTGCATTGCACCGAAGACATCTTAGAAGCCGTGCAGCAGAAGGACCGACGGAACATCCGGGTGGAGGACATTGCCCAAGCGGCAGAAACCATCAGTCTTTGTGTTGCACATCAAAAAAAGATCGTCGACGACGTGCTGACTTTTTCGAAGTTAGACGCAGAAATGTTCACCTTACTGCCGCAGCGCGTTCAGCCACGACAGCATCTAGCCatgtcgttgatgatgtttcGGCCGGAGCTGCGGAAACATAACATCGACTTCGAGTACAAGCTGGACCACTCCTACGCCGACTGTGGAGTCGACTGGGTCGTCGCTGATCTCGACCGCATGAGTCAAGTTCTTGTGAATCTCGTCTGTAATGCGATCAAATTCACGGCCAAGGCGggcgacgagaagaagatctccgtGTTCATGGGTGCCTCCAAGGTGCGCCCGACGTCCTACCCACCCAACGTAgttttcttcagctcagaTGAATCGGCTCTGCGGCTCAATGCGACGAACCGAATTtggccgaagaagatgtag
- a CDS encoding uncharacterized protein (fumarylacetoacetase), whose translation MKATTPFPIENLPYGVISTPSEPTPRCATAFEDYAIDLNELQRDGFFDSIPGMIDGAFSKPALNVFASTPQSTQVEVRARLVRFLPSASEADKEKYFIRLSQVTNHLPMETANFSDFYCSLEHARNCSEIMGLEVNPNWYYIPSVYNGRTSSLRVSGQPIRRPWGVISGPGASSQATWSRSKRLDFELEMGVFLAKPLPAGQILDIRNAKEHVFGFVILNDWSARDIQGFEMAPLGPFHSKGFGTTISPWIVTIEALSPVECPVSIPQSPPPLPHLAWKGDSSNATWDIELSARILRKGKTYHITSTNLKDLYWTPYQQLTHLASAGEGLSTGDIFGTGTISNDINYVN comes from the exons ATGAAAGCCACAACCCCATTCCCTATCGAGAATCTGCCATATGGAGTAATCTCCACCCCAAGTGAACCAACCCCTCGGTGTGCAACTGCATTCGAGGACTATGCGATCGATCTCAATGAACTCCAGAGGGATGGATTCTTTGACTCAATTCCAGGCATGATTGATGGTGCCTTCAGCAAG CCTGCTCTGAATGTCTTCGCATCAACCCCCCAATCCACGCAAGTCGAAGTGAGGGCACGTCTAGTTCGGTTTCTTCCGAGCGCAAGTGAAGCCGATAAGGAAAAATACTTCATTCGCTTGTCGCAAGTGACGAACCATTTGCCCATGGAGACGGCGAACTTCTCCGATTTTTACTGTTCGCTCGAGCATGCAAGAAAC TGCTCAGAAATCATGGGCCTCGAAGTCAACCCGAACTGGTATTACATTCCCTCAGTCTACAACGGCCGCACATCCAGTCTCAGAGTATCGGGCCAGCCTATCCGCCGACCCTGGGGTGTCATATCGGGTCCAGGTGCATCCTCTCAGGCGACGTGGTCACGAAGCAAGAGGCTCGACTTCGAGCTCGAGATGGGTGTATTCTTGGCGAAGCCTCTGCCGGCTGGTCAGATCCTCGACATCCGGAACGCTAAGGAGCATGTCTTTGGTTTTGTTATTCTGAATGACTGGTCAGCGAGAGATATCCAAGGATTCGAAATGGCTCCTCTTGGTCCATTCCATAGTAAAGGGTTTGGAACCACGATCTCACCGTGGATCGTCACGATCGAGGCCCTGTCGCCCGTAGAATGTCCCGTATCTATTCCGCAGAGCCCGCCACCCTTGCCCCATTTGGCCTGGAAAGGAGATAGCTCAAATGCTACGTGGGATATTGAGTTGTCCGCGAGGATACTGA gaaaagggaagacgTATCACATAACCTCCACTAATCTGAAAGACCTATATTGGACGCCGTATCAGCAGCTCACCCATCTCGCGagcgctggagaaggtcttTCCACAGGAGATATATTTGGCACGGGTACTATCTCAAACGAT ATCAACTACGTTAACTAA
- a CDS encoding uncharacterized protein (predicted membrane protein) — MEDIVELLKQPLAFTSVTLGKKAQQPDVDRLHKTHAQIIQEYRKMEPGLAFLPLDFSVGRWGPEEVASFKEPMRQVVAAILLLLEFHIGRIHGEVRTEDILREHAEQTKNGDITDEKQPRKVGAQQLSQLVELLEGLRSSGNQQLPQEIVDELVHTSAMAIDACLEGLTATRECIHMVNCRRWVRRAPPTEREDLYQRSRTALENLRKAHSGFLRDMTELLIGHFAPTTNGESRDQRKIGALVVGMVFEEHVCITITRTQALLDRVSTAFHDSKGTKLWWPTSLRYAASWAFRKKAKAPTTTTVVEDDPDEAEDLTKAAQEKLRISRGYRPKNRSPLGRAILGTYHWFTSNEGLFALRMVVVTIALGIPGVIPHTAGFYYREKGLWGLIMAQTGLLVYMSEFTFSTLGRLVGTVAGGVLGLLAWYIGSANGPGNPYGLSAVMAVMLAILMWIRLYLPPNLVQGGIMGGATFMLVVAYSYDDTHIPSYGNPGVGYTVFWRRLLLVLIGVGAATIVQLFPRPPSAARHICKTLSHTVRTLSDHYALLLSCWGRSRHDGRVLAEPISLQLTEGLVMLDGPIDMLRFDFSSSRFDSESLGRVKRLCHIMNRTLGQLLLLSGTLPNEFQHRLAQQTALLDHQCIGEIMAVLGMCEQALKTGDALPEILPTPLVRRAFDYWQSHPAEIDFSPETVRDENYRRFCVALSAYLKFLGTIDELVLVIKGVLDYTGSRVRV, encoded by the exons ATGGAGGATATCGTGGAGCTGCTCAAACAGCCACTCGCGTTCACCTCCGTAACGCTAGGGAAGAAAGCACAGCAACCGGACGTCGACCGACTACATAAGACACACGCTCAGATTATTCAGGAATATCGGAAGATGGAGCCTGGCTTGGCTTTTCTGCCATTGGATTTCTCAGTGGGCCGCTGGGGTCCCGAGGAGGTCGCTTCCTTCAAGGAGCCGATGCGGCAGGTCGTGGCggccattcttcttttgcttgaATTCCACATCGGTCGGATTCATGGTGAAGTACGCACTGAAGACATCCTTCGCGAACATGCCGAGCAGACAAAGAACGGGGATATCACGGACGAAAAGCAGCCCCGTAAGGTTGGAGCCCAACAGCTGTCCCAACTCGTGGAGCTGCTAGAAGGGTTGCGCAGCTCAGGTAACCAGCAGCTGCCCCAGGAGATCGTGGATGAACTGGTCCACACGAGCGCAATGGCGATCGACGCATGTCTCGAGGGATTAACTGCGACCAGGGAGTGCATCCATATGGTCAATTGCCGACGATGGGTGAGGCGAGCGCCCCCCACAGAACGCGAGGATCTGTACCAGCGAAGTCGGACAGCACTCGAGAATCTCCGCAAGGCTCACAGCGGCTTTCTTCGCGACATGACCGAGCTCTTGATCGGTCATTTTGCACCTACAACAAATGGTGAATCCCGTGACCAGCGCAAGATAGGGGCCCTCGTGGTTGGGATGGTCTTCGAAGAACACGTCTGCATTACAATCACTCGCACACAGGCCCTCCTTGATCGCGTATCGACTGCTTTCCACGACTCGAAAGGAACCAAGCTATGGTGGCCAACTAGTCTTCGATACGCCGCCTCCTGGGCATTTCGGAAGAAAGCGAAGGCACCAACAACAACGACGGTCGTGGAAGACGATCCGGACGAGGCAGAGGACCTGACCAAGGCGGCTCAAGAAAAGCTCCGGATCAGTCGTGGATATCGACCTAAGAACCGCAGCCCCTTGGGACGAGCCATCCTAGGAACATATCACTGGTTTACTTCGAACGAGGGCCTCTTCGCCTTACGCATGGTCGTTGTTACAATCGCCCTCGGTATCCCCGGTGTCATCCCTCATACCGCTGGGTTCTACTATCGGGAGAAAGGCCTTTGGGGGTTGATCATGGCTCAGACCGGTTTGCTTGTCTACATGTCTGAGTTTACCTTCTCGACTCTCGGCCGACTGGTCGGGACAGTTGCTGGAGGTGTTTTAGGGCTTTTGGCATGGTATATCGGATCGGCCAATGGCCCTGGCAATCCCTATGGACTATCGGCTGTTATGGCCGTGATGCTTGCAATTCTGATGTGGATCCGATTGTATCTCCCTCCGAATTTGGTGCAAGGAGGAATTATGGGCGGTGCCACTTTTATGCTGGTAGTGGCATATAGCTACGATGATAC ACACATTCCATCGTACGGTAACCCTGGAGTCGGCTATACGGTGTTTTGGCGTCGGCTACTTCTCGTGCTCATCGGCGTTGGCGCCGCGACTATTGTCCAGTTGTTTCCCCGTCCGCCATCAGCCGCGCGGCATATCTGCAAGACCCTATCCCACACCGTACGAACTCTGTCCGACCACTACGCATTGCTGTTGTCGTGCTGGGGACGCTCCCGCCACGATGGGCGCGTACTCGCCGAGCCCATCTCCCTTCAGTTGACTGAAGGCTTGGTGATGCTCGACGGCCCCATCGACATGCTACGATTCGATTTCTCTAGTTCCCGCTTTGACAGCGAAAGTCTGGGCCGCGTGAAGCGCCTCTGTCATATCATGAACCGTACTCTGGGGCAGCTTTTGCTGTTGTCCGGCACCCTCCCGAACGAGTTTCAACATCGACTGGCGCAACAAACCGCCCTGTTGGATCACCAATGCATCGGCGAGATCATGGCTGTCCTGGGGATGTGCGAACAGGCACTGAAGACTGGCGATGCGTTGCCTGAGATTCTTCCCACACCACTTGTCCGCCGGGCCTTTGACTACTGGCAGTCTCATCCGGCGGAGATTGACTTCTCTCCTGAAACCGTGAGAGATGAGAATTACCGTCGTTTCTGCGTGGCCTTGAGCGCGTATCTTAAATTCTTGGGCACAATCGATGAGTTAGTGTTGGTTATTAAAGGGGTCTTGG ACTATACAGGCTCTCGAGTGAGAGTATAA
- a CDS encoding pyridoxine/pyridoxamine 5'-phosphate oxidase (pyridoxamine-phosphate oxidase) — protein sequence MAKQDNIRTQLRNLPVLEGPFAEVNFANFPDTPQDAFRMWLDEAIRAGVKEPHAMTLATVDEQGYPDARVLILKNMDERGWHFAVKADSPKAQQLEANGYAALTFYWPQVGRQIRVRGTAIQLPDAECREDFAERPFKSKVSAMASKQSQVLQDREELTRRIAEVECTASSGQEDGFRKWRVYAVAPMAVEFWQGSNDRLHYRLRYVPDKEQSHWQRDQLWP from the coding sequence ATGGCGAAGCAGGACAACATCCGAACGCAACTCCGCAACCTTCCGGTCCTAGAAGGTCCATTCGCCGAGGTGAACTTTGCCAACTTTCCTGACACCCCTCAGGATGCTTTCAGAATGTGGTTGGACGAGGCGATCAGAGCCGGCGTCAAAGAGCCCCATGCCATGACGCTAGCCACTGTTGACGAACAAGGCTACCCAGACGCACGGGTCCTCATCCTGAAGAATATGGATGAGCGTGGCTGGCACTTCGCCGTCAAGGCAGATAGCCCGAAGGCTCAGCAGCTGGAGGCCAATGGATATGCTGCTCTGACATTCTACTGGCCCCAGGTTGGTCGGCAAATCCGAGTGCGCGGAACAGCCATCCAGCTGCCAGACGCTGAGTGCAGGGAGGACTTCGCCGAGCGTCCGTTCAAGTCGAAGGTGAGCGCCATGGCCTCGAAGCAAAGCCAGGTGCTTCAGGACCGTGAGGAGCTTACCCGTCGAATTGCGGAGGTAGAATGCACCGCATCGTCTGGGCAAGAGGACGGCTTCCGGAAGTGGAGAGTTTATGCCGTTGCGCCAATGGCGGTTGAATTTTGGCAAGGGTCAAACGATCGCCTTCATTATAGGCTACGATATGTGCCGGATAAAGAACAAAGTCATTGGCAAAGGGACCAATTGTGGCCATGA